The following is a genomic window from Podarcis raffonei isolate rPodRaf1 chromosome 5, rPodRaf1.pri, whole genome shotgun sequence.
TTGTTgagctgctcagcctccctgcctaacagctgacATCCGGGGTAGCGCAGCCGCTACAGCTTCTTCCTTGAGCATTAGCTGAGTAAGCCCTGCTGCCCCTCCAGCAGCAGGATGAAGACAATGTCCCCTTCAGGCTCTGGGGAGGGCCTCCTCATGAGTCAGAGGCTTGTTGAGGCTGCTCCTCCAGTTGCCCTTGCAGCTCACGCAAGCTTGCACACCTGGTGCACGGGGAAGAAGCTTTCTGTCGTTCTGTATTAACAGCATTTTAATAAGAGAACCCTACCCAGCAAAAAGGAGTGACCTGTATAGATTTAACAGTTAtatgttgtcagggaactgccatcagtgccggagggagagagcaagctccagagggatcccagagagcgtcccgggattgggagaggcagcccatcttctggggaagggaatcagcttagctccagtggagaagggaggcagatgggggaatctgagagggggtcacatgactccttgccggggaccagcggggggaggaagggtcctccgctgcctacgccctccttgcgcagaaggcttctgcgcagggaaagtaggaggagactgggcatgaaagaacttctttgttggaagaagtttaagaaatgcccactgacggattctgccagcgattgagacagccgtgggtgagtggctgtccggacagaaaaggttcacttaggcaacccagccaggtgttggcatcggcttacgcacgagcaacccctagaaccattacatatGTGTATGTGCTTTTCATTCAGGTTCAACAATAAGCAGCAGCAGATCTCATTGGGACGCTTTCCTTGGACTCCTTTAATTCATCTAATCTGCACCGCACTCTTTTCGCTGGGAATGGccaaaggggggaaaaatcccAAGGGGAAAAAGGTCACCTTGAAAGTTGCTAAGAACTGCATCAAGATCACATTTGACGGGAAACGTCGCCTTGATCTTAGCAAGATGGGCATCACCACTTTTCCCAGGTGCATCTTGAAGCTGAACGATGTGGACGAACTGGACCTCAGCAGAAACATGCTCAAGAAGATCCCAGACTCAATTGACAAGTTCACGAACCTGCGCTGGCTGGACTTGCACAGCAACCAGATTGAGAAGCTGCCAGAAACAATAGGGAACCTACAGGGTCTCATTTTCCTGAATCTTTGCAACAACAAGCTAACGGCCCGGAGCTTGCCCATGGAGCTAAACCAGCTCAAGATCTTGCGTAATCTCAATCTTGGCCTCAACCACATCGACAACCTCCCAACCACTCTGGGGCAACTGAAGGAGCTCCAGGAAGTTGGCGTATTTGACAATTTACTGAAGAGCATCCCAAACAGCATTGCAAAGCTCCCTAAACTCAAGAAGTTGAATTCCAAGCGGAATCCCTTTCCTGGGCCCACAGAAGAGGAGCTCTACATTGACCACATTAAGCGCCTCGAGACACTCTACGTGGTGGAAGAAAAAGATCTTTGCTACCCATGCTTGAGGAAGTGTCAAGAAGAGAGGGACAAGCTGAACAAACTGAAGAACACTGCGCCTGCCCCACTCAGAAAGCCAAACTTTTCGAGCCTCATGACACCCAATTCTACAGCAAAGGAGAACCAGGCAGATTGGAGGTGAATGGGCTACCAACCATCACCGATGGATGCACGGCCAATAGCGAGGTAGAGGCAAGGCACAGTGTGGCCCCTTTGCATCCAGTCATTGTAATCTGTCCCCAAGCAATAAAAGTGCTCTTGATCACATAGCTCTGCACCCACTAAAAGAGGTTCTCCACTA
Proteins encoded in this region:
- the LRRC18 gene encoding leucine-rich repeat-containing protein 18; the protein is MAKGGKNPKGKKVTLKVAKNCIKITFDGKRRLDLSKMGITTFPRCILKLNDVDELDLSRNMLKKIPDSIDKFTNLRWLDLHSNQIEKLPETIGNLQGLIFLNLCNNKLTARSLPMELNQLKILRNLNLGLNHIDNLPTTLGQLKELQEVGVFDNLLKSIPNSIAKLPKLKKLNSKRNPFPGPTEEELYIDHIKRLETLYVVEEKDLCYPCLRKCQEERDKLNKLKNTAPAPLRKPNFSSLMTPNSTAKENQADWR